The nucleotide window GGGCTTTGGTGGGGTACTGATCCCGACCGGCCGTTCCTGCGAGGATTCCTGGCTGGTGGCCGCGTCGCTGATCCCTGTGACCCAGCACCTGAAATTCCTGGTTGCCCTGCGTCCGGGCATCATTTCGCCGACCGTGGCAGCACGCCAGGCTGCGACCCTGGATCGCCTGTCCAATGGCCGTGCCCTGTTCAACCTGGTAACCGGTGGCGACCCGGATGAACTGGCCGGTGATGGCCTGCACCTGAACCACCAGGAACGCTACGAAGCGTCGGTCGAGTTCACCCGTATCTGGCGCAAGGTGCTGGAAGGCGAAAACGTCGACTACGACGGCAAGCACATCCAGGTGAAGGGCGCCAAGCTGCTCTACCCGCCGATTCAGCAACCACGCCCGCCGCTGTATTTCGGCGGTTCCTCCGAGGCCGCTCAGGACCTGGCCGCCGAGCAGGTCGAGTTGTACCTGACCTGGGGCGAGCCGCCGTCAGCCGTTGCCGAGAAAATCGCCCAGGTGCGCGAAAAAGCGGCCGCTCAAGGCCGTGAAGTACGCTTCGGTATCCGCCTGCACGTGATTGTGCGGGAAACCAACGAAGAAGCCTGGGCCGCCGCCGACCGCCTGATCTCGCACCTGGACGATGACACCATCGCCCGTGCCCAGGCCTCGCTGGCGCGCTTCGACTCGGTGGGCCAGCAGCGCATGGCTGCCCTGCACGGCGGCAACCGCGACAACCTGGAAGTCAGCCCCAACCTGTGGGCAGGCGTTGGCCTGGTACGTGGCGGCGCCGGTACCGCGCTGGTAGGCGACGGCCCGACTGTCGCCGCGCGGGTGAAGGAATATGCCGACCTGGGGATCGATACCTTCATCTTCTCGGGTTATCCACACCTCGAAGAGTCTTACCGCGTTGCCGAGCTGCTGTTCCCGCACCTTGATGTTCAGCGCCCGGAGCAACCGAAAACCGGTGGCTACGTGAGCCCGTTCGGCGAGATGGTGGCCAACGACATCCTGCCCAAATCCGTGTCGCAGAGCTGAGGGCCGGGCCATGAGTCGTGCAACTTCCTCCACCCTGACCCAGCGCCTGGCGCCGTGGGCGCTGCCGGTGCTGCTGCTGGCAGTCTGGCAACTGGCGGTCAGCGCTGGCTGGCTGTCGACGCGCATCCTGCCGGCACCTAGCGCAGTGGTCAGCGCCGGTGTCGAGCTGGTGCGCAGCGGCGACATCTGGACCCACCTGGCCATCAGTGGCTGGCGTGCCGGCCTGGGCTTCGCCATCGGCGGCAGCATCGGCCTGGTACTGGGCTTCATCACCGGCCTGTCGAACTGGGGCGAACGCCTGCTCGACAGCTCGGTGCAGATGATCCGCAACGTGCCGCACCTGGCGCTGATCCCGCTGGTGATCCTGTGGTTCGGTATCGACGAGTCGGCAAAGATCTTTCTGGTCGCGCTGGGCACGCTGTTCCCGATCTACCTGAACACCTATCACGGTATTCGCAACGTTGACCCGGCGCTGGTAGAGATGGCGCGCAGCTACGGCTTGTCCGGCTTCAGCCTGTTCCGCCAGGTGATCCTGCCGGGCGCGCTGCCATCGATCCTGGTGGGGGTGCGCTTCGCCCTGGGCTTCATGTGGCTGACCCTGATCGTGGCCGAAACCATTTCGGCGAATGCCGGCATCGGTTACCTGGCGATGAACGCCCGTGAGTTCCTGCAGACCGACGTGGTGGTACTGGCCATCGTCCTGTATGCCGTGCTTGGCAAACTCGCCGACCTCGCTGCCCGTGGCCTGGAACGTGTTTGGCTGCGCTGGCACCCGGCCTATCAAGTGGCCAAGAAGGAGGGTGCATGACTGTGCTCAAGGAACAGCCGCCACGCCTGCTGCGTGGCATCCCGCTGGCCTCCAATGGCCTGCGCAAGACCTTTGGCCAGCGCGAAGTGTTGAAGGGCATCGACCTGCACATTCCGGCCGGCCAGTTCGTTGCCATCGTTGGCCGCAGCGGCTGCGGCAAAAGCACCCTGCTGCGGCTGCTGGCCGGGCTCGACCAGCCCACTGGCGGGCAGTTGCTGGCCGGTGCTGCGCCGCTGGAAGAGGCCCGTGAAGAAACCCGCCTGATGTTCCAGGACGCGCGCCTGCTGCCGTGGAAGAAGGTGATCGACAACGTTGGCCTGGGCCTGTCGGGTGATTGGCGCCCACGTGCGCTGGAAGCGCTGGATGCGGTTGGCCTGGCCGACCGCGCCAATGAATGGCCGGCAGCCCTCTCCGGTGGCCAGAAGCAGCGTGTGGCCTTGGCCCGCGCCTTGATTCACCAGCCACGCCTGCTGCTGCTGGATGAGCCGCTGGGTGCACTGGATGCATTGACCCGTATCGAAATGCAGCAACTGATCGAACGCCTGTGGCTTCAGCACGGCTTCACTGTGCTGCTGGTCACCCACGATGTCAGCGAGGCAGTTGCCGTGGCTGACCGGGTGATCCT belongs to Pseudomonas putida NBRC 14164 and includes:
- the ssuB gene encoding aliphatic sulfonates ABC transporter ATP-binding protein gives rise to the protein MTVLKEQPPRLLRGIPLASNGLRKTFGQREVLKGIDLHIPAGQFVAIVGRSGCGKSTLLRLLAGLDQPTGGQLLAGAAPLEEAREETRLMFQDARLLPWKKVIDNVGLGLSGDWRPRALEALDAVGLADRANEWPAALSGGQKQRVALARALIHQPRLLLLDEPLGALDALTRIEMQQLIERLWLQHGFTVLLVTHDVSEAVAVADRVILIEDGEVGLDLTVDLARPRALGSHRLAALESEVLNRVLSAPGIAPEPDPVAPLPTQLRWAH
- the ssuD gene encoding FMNH2-dependent alkanesulfonate monooxygenase, with protein sequence MSLNIFWFLPTHGDGKYLGTSDGARAVDHGYLQQIAQAADRLGFGGVLIPTGRSCEDSWLVAASLIPVTQHLKFLVALRPGIISPTVAARQAATLDRLSNGRALFNLVTGGDPDELAGDGLHLNHQERYEASVEFTRIWRKVLEGENVDYDGKHIQVKGAKLLYPPIQQPRPPLYFGGSSEAAQDLAAEQVELYLTWGEPPSAVAEKIAQVREKAAAQGREVRFGIRLHVIVRETNEEAWAAADRLISHLDDDTIARAQASLARFDSVGQQRMAALHGGNRDNLEVSPNLWAGVGLVRGGAGTALVGDGPTVAARVKEYADLGIDTFIFSGYPHLEESYRVAELLFPHLDVQRPEQPKTGGYVSPFGEMVANDILPKSVSQS
- the ssuC gene encoding aliphatic sulfonate ABC transporter permease SsuC — its product is MSRATSSTLTQRLAPWALPVLLLAVWQLAVSAGWLSTRILPAPSAVVSAGVELVRSGDIWTHLAISGWRAGLGFAIGGSIGLVLGFITGLSNWGERLLDSSVQMIRNVPHLALIPLVILWFGIDESAKIFLVALGTLFPIYLNTYHGIRNVDPALVEMARSYGLSGFSLFRQVILPGALPSILVGVRFALGFMWLTLIVAETISANAGIGYLAMNAREFLQTDVVVLAIVLYAVLGKLADLAARGLERVWLRWHPAYQVAKKEGA